A single genomic interval of Xyrauchen texanus isolate HMW12.3.18 chromosome 8, RBS_HiC_50CHRs, whole genome shotgun sequence harbors:
- the csf2rb gene encoding cytokine receptor common subunit beta isoform X1 has protein sequence MFSTWMLHMSVVALLVITTSADQCALHNVTPGTGSPVMDSLQCYNDFTTQVQCTWEETHVHSHTAGNTSSQTLYYKDIRRHYKNDILCISNGPGVLLSNGKVSHSCHYKTKRFSSGTSHILFFGVPCISKPTTFRVAQQGKVLTPIDLTEKLADGKGHLLSWRSPYPASSNITGTLVYQLQYRRYGNDWIVVDNINASKYMIERESLLPGYPYQAKVRARATVGLWSDWSSPVSWRTHSDGVFNLQCVIEGETIVTCSWQMKTELSPFMSYHVFCQDIDSSLGLTFVECCNNPLLKSSGPELSEFTCSVKTSNPSQLTMELRPVYYSRTFVVTENIQLPRPDPVKVEADGVVNITWSLPEVDEDLNFQIQLQIWTNKSSVLYNITRGQSRFEILSSSLQHSTQYLAYIRLQHIPDPDPDPEVNYVVLPSEWSQPTPFTNNRASWPISYTIYILTSVFVAVLFVILYNVLPACHRRIELWKGSIPSPLNSRVIEGMIKKSSTGWPDLQSEKEKTSACVLQATDDISICKNSVSGKPLLLYSEDMNLDTTTVKIRWSDGSNHFHSYVGDGMCQDKSGMSFTGPYILCCEDSSPKDKIFDVPSDGDGTCISGTSENSAPINGGYVMTPPTSKPDIQDSAPSKISPINFSDDPPEYTPSVDHGSMVLPHPSGYFMLPVGHDTGMGQSEPRGYVTLGKSGT, from the exons ATGTTTTCCACCTGGATGCTGCATATGAGTGTAGTTGCTCTGCTTGTCATAACCACCAGCGCTGACCAGTGTGCACTTCATAATGTCACACCTGGGACTG GGTCTCCAGTTATGGATTCTTTGCAGTGCTACAATGACTTTACGACCCAGGTACAATGCACATGGGAGGAAACACATGTTCATTCACACACAGCAGGAAATACATCATCACAGACATTGTACTACAAGGACATAAGACGTCATTACAA AAATGACATACTTTGCATCTCGAATGGACCCGGTGTGCTTTTATCCAATGGGAAGGTCTCTCACAGCTGTCACTATAAAACCAAAAGGTTTAGCAGTGGAACATCTCACATTCTATTCTTCGGAGTACCCTGTATATCAAAACCCACAACTTTTAGGGTAGCCCAGCAGG GAAAAGTTCTCACCCCGATTGACTTGACAGAGAAGTTGGCTGATGGGAAAGGTCATCTGCTGTCCTGGAGAAGCCCTTATCCAGCATCCTCAAATATCACAGGAACACTCGTGTACCAGCTTCAGTATCGCAGATATGGGAATGACTGGATA GTGGTGGACAACATCAATGCCTCTAAGTATATGATTGAAAGGGAGTCACTGTTGCCGGGGTATCCTTACCAAGCCAAAGTGAGGGCGCGGGCCACTGTTGGACTCTGGAGTGACTGGAGCTCCCCAGTGTCCTGGAGAACACACAGTG ATGGTGTCTTTAACCTGCAGTGTGTGATAGAGGGAGAAACCATTGTGACTTGTTCCTGGCAGATGAAAACCGAACTTTCTCCCTTTATGTCATATCATGTCTTTTGTCAAGACATTGACAGCAGTCT AGGCTTAACATTCGTTGAATGTTGTAACAACCCTCTGCTGAAGTCCAGTGGCCCTGAGCTGTCAGAGTTTACCTGTTCTGTGAAGACCTCTAACCCTTCCCAGTTAACCATGGAGCTGAGGCCAGTGTACTACAGTAGGACATTTGTGGTGACAGAGAATA TTCAACTTCCGCGACCCGACCCGGTCAAGGTGGAGGCAGACGGTGTTGTCAACATAACCTGGTCTTTACCAGAAGTCGATGAAGATCTTAACTTCCAAATCCAGCTACAAATCTGGACCAACAAG AGCTCAGTGCTCTATAACATTACTCGGGGGCAGAGCAGGTTTGAGATTCTCTCTAGCTCTCTACAACATTCAACTCAGTACCTGGCCTACATTAGATTGCAGCATATACCTGATCCTGATCCTGATCCTGAGGTTAATTACGTAGTTTTGCCATCAGAATGGTCTCAGCCAACACCATTTACCAACAACCGAG CTTCATGGCCCATCAGCTACACAATCTACATATTGACTAGTGTGTTTGTGGCTGTGCTCTTCGTCATCTTGTATAACGTCCTTCCAGCCTGTCATAG AAGGATAGAGTTATGGAAGGGATCGATTCCATCGCCCTTAAACAGCAGAGTAATTGAGGGAATGATCAAG aaGTCTTCCACTGGATGGCCGGATCTTCAAAGTGAGAAAGAGAAAACTTCAGCGTGTGTCCTTCAGGCTACAGATGATATCAGCATCTGTAAAAACAG TGTCTCTGGGAAGCCACTTCTATTATACAGTGAAGACATGAATTTAGACACTACCACTGTCAAAATTCGATGGTCAGATGGATCAAACCACTTCCACTCCTACGTGGGGGATGGTATGTGCCAAGACAAATCAGGCATGAGCTTCACTGGGCCCTATATTCTTTGCTGTGAGGACTCCAGCCCCAAGGACAAAATATTTGACGTGCCCTCTGATGGAGATGGCACATGCATATCTGGGACGTCTGAGAATTCTGCTCCAATAAATGGAGGATATGTTATGACTCCTCCCACCAGCAAGCCTGATATTCAAGACTCCGCCCCCTCTAAGATTTCTCCCATTAACTTTTCAGATGATCCCCCCGAGTACACCCCCAGTGTGGATCATGGTAGTATGGTCCTCCCTCATCCATCTGGCTACTTCATGCTGCCAGTGGGCCACGACACTGGTATGGGCCAATCAGAGCCAAGAGGGTATGTGACGCTGGGTAAGTCTGGAACATAA
- the csf2rb gene encoding cytokine receptor common subunit beta isoform X2 produces the protein MSHLGLGLQLWILCSATMTLRPRNDILCISNGPGVLLSNGKVSHSCHYKTKRFSSGTSHILFFGVPCISKPTTFRVAQQGKVLTPIDLTEKLADGKGHLLSWRSPYPASSNITGTLVYQLQYRRYGNDWIVVDNINASKYMIERESLLPGYPYQAKVRARATVGLWSDWSSPVSWRTHSDGVFNLQCVIEGETIVTCSWQMKTELSPFMSYHVFCQDIDSSLGLTFVECCNNPLLKSSGPELSEFTCSVKTSNPSQLTMELRPVYYSRTFVVTENIQLPRPDPVKVEADGVVNITWSLPEVDEDLNFQIQLQIWTNKSSVLYNITRGQSRFEILSSSLQHSTQYLAYIRLQHIPDPDPDPEVNYVVLPSEWSQPTPFTNNRASWPISYTIYILTSVFVAVLFVILYNVLPACHRRIELWKGSIPSPLNSRVIEGMIKKSSTGWPDLQSEKEKTSACVLQATDDISICKNSVSGKPLLLYSEDMNLDTTTVKIRWSDGSNHFHSYVGDGMCQDKSGMSFTGPYILCCEDSSPKDKIFDVPSDGDGTCISGTSENSAPINGGYVMTPPTSKPDIQDSAPSKISPINFSDDPPEYTPSVDHGSMVLPHPSGYFMLPVGHDTGMGQSEPRGYVTLGKSGT, from the exons ATGTCACACCTGGGACTG GGTCTCCAGTTATGGATTCTTTGCAGTGCTACAATGACTTTACGACCCAG AAATGACATACTTTGCATCTCGAATGGACCCGGTGTGCTTTTATCCAATGGGAAGGTCTCTCACAGCTGTCACTATAAAACCAAAAGGTTTAGCAGTGGAACATCTCACATTCTATTCTTCGGAGTACCCTGTATATCAAAACCCACAACTTTTAGGGTAGCCCAGCAGG GAAAAGTTCTCACCCCGATTGACTTGACAGAGAAGTTGGCTGATGGGAAAGGTCATCTGCTGTCCTGGAGAAGCCCTTATCCAGCATCCTCAAATATCACAGGAACACTCGTGTACCAGCTTCAGTATCGCAGATATGGGAATGACTGGATA GTGGTGGACAACATCAATGCCTCTAAGTATATGATTGAAAGGGAGTCACTGTTGCCGGGGTATCCTTACCAAGCCAAAGTGAGGGCGCGGGCCACTGTTGGACTCTGGAGTGACTGGAGCTCCCCAGTGTCCTGGAGAACACACAGTG ATGGTGTCTTTAACCTGCAGTGTGTGATAGAGGGAGAAACCATTGTGACTTGTTCCTGGCAGATGAAAACCGAACTTTCTCCCTTTATGTCATATCATGTCTTTTGTCAAGACATTGACAGCAGTCT AGGCTTAACATTCGTTGAATGTTGTAACAACCCTCTGCTGAAGTCCAGTGGCCCTGAGCTGTCAGAGTTTACCTGTTCTGTGAAGACCTCTAACCCTTCCCAGTTAACCATGGAGCTGAGGCCAGTGTACTACAGTAGGACATTTGTGGTGACAGAGAATA TTCAACTTCCGCGACCCGACCCGGTCAAGGTGGAGGCAGACGGTGTTGTCAACATAACCTGGTCTTTACCAGAAGTCGATGAAGATCTTAACTTCCAAATCCAGCTACAAATCTGGACCAACAAG AGCTCAGTGCTCTATAACATTACTCGGGGGCAGAGCAGGTTTGAGATTCTCTCTAGCTCTCTACAACATTCAACTCAGTACCTGGCCTACATTAGATTGCAGCATATACCTGATCCTGATCCTGATCCTGAGGTTAATTACGTAGTTTTGCCATCAGAATGGTCTCAGCCAACACCATTTACCAACAACCGAG CTTCATGGCCCATCAGCTACACAATCTACATATTGACTAGTGTGTTTGTGGCTGTGCTCTTCGTCATCTTGTATAACGTCCTTCCAGCCTGTCATAG AAGGATAGAGTTATGGAAGGGATCGATTCCATCGCCCTTAAACAGCAGAGTAATTGAGGGAATGATCAAG aaGTCTTCCACTGGATGGCCGGATCTTCAAAGTGAGAAAGAGAAAACTTCAGCGTGTGTCCTTCAGGCTACAGATGATATCAGCATCTGTAAAAACAG TGTCTCTGGGAAGCCACTTCTATTATACAGTGAAGACATGAATTTAGACACTACCACTGTCAAAATTCGATGGTCAGATGGATCAAACCACTTCCACTCCTACGTGGGGGATGGTATGTGCCAAGACAAATCAGGCATGAGCTTCACTGGGCCCTATATTCTTTGCTGTGAGGACTCCAGCCCCAAGGACAAAATATTTGACGTGCCCTCTGATGGAGATGGCACATGCATATCTGGGACGTCTGAGAATTCTGCTCCAATAAATGGAGGATATGTTATGACTCCTCCCACCAGCAAGCCTGATATTCAAGACTCCGCCCCCTCTAAGATTTCTCCCATTAACTTTTCAGATGATCCCCCCGAGTACACCCCCAGTGTGGATCATGGTAGTATGGTCCTCCCTCATCCATCTGGCTACTTCATGCTGCCAGTGGGCCACGACACTGGTATGGGCCAATCAGAGCCAAGAGGGTATGTGACGCTGGGTAAGTCTGGAACATAA